A genomic window from Indioceanicola profundi includes:
- a CDS encoding anti-sigma factor family protein, whose amino-acid sequence MAKLTDELLVAYLDGELSVEQLAFVEAELRRDPDAAARLDAFRTISSLVRVVGPGSQIRLRQDQTVPSGKHPGRPRLLAKVGVASACAAGLLWAGSSLFDQAVDPSRQRLLHAAAERFSLYAENLPGMVLMPGVLEEQATEWLSHQLGAPTSIPHLPGWTLTASQVLQEGSAPAVELFFTAPGRSPIAMCITPSGGDDRPPKMGAIRDLRITEWDQHGFFLALLGPLDEGELIRLTNQVRDTWPGHHVPTGVTPGGGSPGTVQKHAAASAVPSDVTGAP is encoded by the coding sequence ATGGCCAAGCTGACGGACGAACTCCTGGTGGCGTATCTGGATGGGGAGTTGAGCGTGGAACAGTTGGCGTTCGTCGAGGCAGAGCTCCGGCGGGACCCAGATGCGGCGGCCCGGCTAGACGCCTTCCGCACAATATCCAGCCTGGTCAGGGTGGTTGGTCCCGGCTCCCAAATACGCCTGCGACAAGACCAAACGGTTCCATCCGGTAAGCACCCCGGCCGCCCAAGGCTGCTGGCAAAAGTCGGCGTCGCATCGGCCTGTGCTGCGGGGCTGCTCTGGGCGGGAAGCAGTCTGTTCGACCAGGCGGTCGACCCGTCACGGCAGCGGCTGCTGCATGCCGCGGCGGAACGGTTCTCGCTCTATGCGGAAAATCTCCCGGGAATGGTTTTGATGCCGGGCGTTCTGGAGGAACAAGCCACGGAATGGCTCAGCCACCAGCTTGGCGCCCCAACCTCGATCCCGCACCTGCCCGGCTGGACCCTGACAGCAAGCCAGGTGCTGCAAGAGGGATCAGCGCCTGCGGTTGAACTCTTCTTCACCGCCCCCGGCCGGTCGCCGATCGCCATGTGCATCACACCTTCGGGCGGAGACGACCGACCGCCAAAGATGGGCGCCATCCGCGATTTGCGCATCACCGAATGGGATCAGCACGGCTTCTTCCTGGCTCTGTTGGGGCCGCTTGATGAAGGTGAACTGATCCGGCTCACCAATCAGGTCCGCGATACCTGGCCTGGCCACCATGTCCCCACTGGCGTCACGCCGGGCGGCGGTTCACCTGGAACTGTCCAGAAGCATGCGGCGGCTTCCGCGGTTCCTTCGGACGTGACAGGTGCGCCATGA